DNA sequence from the Acipenser ruthenus chromosome 8, fAciRut3.2 maternal haplotype, whole genome shotgun sequence genome:
TGGACTATGTCACGCTGTGGatatttccaatagcctaaataatacctcaatactaaaACAACATCTTTTACTTAcgtggagctgttcttcagttcaggtacctcgtacagaactgcttttaaaacatgtaaaagaataaagttcagctaaactttttattttttaattaggttttGAGTGTAAGTTCGTATAtgtgtgtaagtttcagtatttaggTTACCATTAGGTccgaacatttattattttagtaattaaaaatatctcgTAGTCTGTGTGTTAATGCTGATCTGCTGTTTGTTCAggaacttgttcacagtgtgttcattaagtttattcaaagcctccttcctggcttttttagagaagagagcactgtcctttgttgttactgtgatatgctgaaataaagttgctgaaagacTGCATTCAATTGCTGGATTTCTTCAACATGTCATTGAAACCAGAGACAAGTtgttattgtggttactgtattgctgaTCACAGCAAACACAATTCCCAATTGCCTTTTAAACTTTATTCATTTTACCAGAGATTAAGGCccttgtattgaccaatcaggttaaaggaaatctctgatccattttctattGTTCCTTTAAAAGTTCTGATACTTTTCCTTGAAATGCAGTTGATACCATTACAATAAATCttgtaatatatacatatttaagtaGTCATACATGTGGGCTTCCATTTGTTCATCACTTCATTAGTGTATTGTTAATAGTCTGGAAATGAAACAGCTTCTTCCTaatcattttcttatttttaggtGACCAAGAGAAGATACTGGTACTCAAGAATCTTTGACTCTCTGCAATGTCTCCCAATTCAACAACAATGTCTGTGAATGTTACCTCTGGTAGACCACTGTTTTATATTAATGGGTTTTCTAATATGTTGTATGCAAACTATTATTTTATATTCTTGTCTGTTGTTTATGTTTTAACAATATTAGCCAATGCATTTCTAATGCTAATAATATGTGTAGAACAAAGTTTACATAACCCCAAATATGTTGCTGTTTTTCATTTAGCTGTAGTTGATACCTGTTGTAGTACTGTGGTAATCCCAAATCTAATTCAAACATTCATTTTCAACTCCCAGTTTATTGTGTTCGAGGCCTGCCTTGCTAATatgttttttgtgcatttttttaatggattgcAGTCACTTTCTCTTGTGCTCTTGGCATATGACCGATTCATTGCAATATGTTTTCCATTGCATTATCACACAATTAATACTAATACTAGAATGATTATAATTACAGTTGTAGTTTGGGTATTTTTCTCAGTTATGTTGCTTGTCATGGTCCTTTTAGTTTCACGGCTGTCCTTCTGTAAATCTACAGTGATTGACAGTTATTTTTGTGACCATGGACCTGTTAACAAACTGGCCTGTAATGACACATCAACCAATTATATTTTTGCTAAACTCTTGattgcattatttttaattttaccaATGGTCCTCATTATATTGTCATATGCATGCATTCTCTTTGAACTTTATAAAATGACATCTAGAGAGGGCAAAAGAAAAGCTCTTAAAACATGTACCTCCCATTTAATTTTGGTAGCAATATTGTTTATACCAATATTAGTGACATATACAACAGCAATGGTCTCTGCTATTCATCCCAATGCTAGAATCTTAAATAATTCATTGTCTGCTACCATCCCACCCCTCTTGAACCCCATTATTTACACTCTGAAAACTGAAGAAATAATGGAATCAATTAAAAAgctgtataaaaaaacaatattgttcAAGTAAAAAGTTGATATTAATAGGGCATAATTTGTACACCTAATGACATATCATATTATgtccacattttaataaaatataggtatatactgtaaaaagttCATGGATAAAATGACCCTACTGCAGATGTTCTTGTGTAATTCTACCCTTTTCTTTACTTGTTCTTCACATCCAGTAACTGGAATGAGTGATGATTTGTGAGATGATAACTTGTTGTGTTAATTTTCATTGCCTTGGGTGTTAGTCATGTTGGCTGAAGCTCCTAcattttacaatatgttttaacaaacacaTCTATTTTGATTGCAATTTACTCCATGTGTGAAACTGTGAAATATGTACATAAAGCAAATATTAGAAGTTAAATTCCTTAAATTATAACATATTGTAGAAATCTGTGTGTGTCTTGAATTGGCTGTAATACTGAGATGACTTGTGAGTGTAACAGTTCTTGGATCAAActacaatgtttttattaaacagcGACTCACTTAATTGTATTCAATTGAAACCAATACTGTAAACAACTGACAGTAATATTATATTAAACTTGTGTGAATATCCGGTTACTTCCAATTGCTTGAATTACTTGAGCTATAAAACTTCTTATTTTAACAATTGATTTAATAATGCAATTTATGAAACTTGGTAGACCTGTATatgtgtaatattaaaaatacaattgtgtGAATATTTCTTGAATGTTTCTTGAGGCAGCAAGCAGTTTATTTTTGACACTGCTATGGAAAACAATACCATTAACACATCACCTTTTTGTAATATTTGCATTCATCTCCAGGCTTGCTGAGAGAAAGAACAAAGGACTGCCTTTCCAGCtcctttaaattatttatttatttatttattaattagctagcagacgcccttacccagggtgacttacagttgtatacaaaaaatacatatcaagaattacagtacaattaagatcaagaaacaaaatacaatgactttagtccttataagagcaaatacaaaacacagtacgaagTCACGTGACCAGGGTTGATGATAATCAATctattaacacctggccacattccaagATTGTCTTAATTAGGGAGGGGATTCTAATTCTTGGACCTGCCATATGTagcacaaacacacatttaaataaaaatacactatttctatcagtgtgtctaaaacaccaaattAAGAAAATcagtgggggctcccgagtggcgcatccagtaaaggcgctcctcgcaggatgtgccctatagcctggagatcgcaggttcgaatccaggctatgtcacagctgaccgtgaccgagagttcctagggggcggcgcacaattggctgagcgctgcccgggtagggagggcttaggtcggcaggggaatccacggctcaccgcgcatcagcgacccctgtggccgatagggcgcctgtggctttgcagcggagccgccagatctgtgttgtcctccggcactataggtctggtggcgttgctgtggatctgcagtgcgaaaaatgacggcttggcaggagcacgtttcggaggacgcgtgttccagcctccatttcccgagttggcgggggggttgcgatCGGTgcgccggggatacagataataaataaaagaaaaaaaaaaaaaaaaaaaatcagtgaaacatattgcaaaacaaagcactgtatacagtatttggcaatttatagaacagcattccaaaaacagttcttaatGTGCTTTctcagacagttttttttttttgttgcagcaTAAGTGCAAAAACAACAACGACGAAAGCGTTCCCACAACATAATCTGGCTTTGGAGGTCAGCAAACAAAATACGTTTCACCTTTTTAACAGCACAGTAACTACATGAATCCCTCGCTTTGTTGTTTGGTTTCACATGAGCTTAGTTACAGCTAGCATGTAAAAGTTGAAACTGCATTACGCAATGCACCTTTTTTCAAATGCCTCTGggtctgcagcaatacccctcttaTCTAATCTAGTACCTGGCTTTTGAATGCAACTGAATCTATTCTGCCCTGCtgagagctgaatttactgttttttacCCAGGGGTGAACGTAAGCTGGTACGTCCCAGTATTGcatgccaataaaacattttgttaagGTAATTTTATATTTCAGAACCCACCCCGTGTCATGCaggtcggctacgcgatttcacactgcttttgagaAAGCagagttgacctgggtgacagatacAAGTACACAATGCACGTATCATGGCCCTAGAAGCAGCTTGTtaaggacgcttccatccaagcttctctggattgaaccactggcaccaaatgttgattagagcaaaagtttcttcatccctgctgcaatctggctcgtgttgtgtctcaatcaacacaaatatgactaaacagaataaacagaaatgttccttgcggaagtgaaaccttcacgcaggcatggctgttaTTTCGTCAGCTTACGAACGGCCATCACGCATTATGTCTCGCACAACCtcggtcaaagcgtgtcgacccacatcctgagatgGGTCGCTGGAACCCGGGTGATTTCACACTAATCGGGATTGTggcccgggtagccagaacccgggtccggacccgggtaggagtgctagtgtgaaaggagctttagtggcctgaattgaagtgaataccttcTAAGACAAAATCATACAACTATTCAACTTTATTATTTGGTAGAATGATGAGACAGTacaaataatgagttgttatcatCTACAATAAATACACccgaagtttaatttttaaactattattgtattattatatactgttattttaacgccTTCGTAGTTGGTATGGCGTCAGTgacttgaagaaaaataaaaacatcccagtttttcactcagcaaatctggtaaccctaattacATGGACAATGTGAAAAACTAAAGCTCGGATATAAATTTGGTCAGACGCCAAAATCTATTATATAGTTATACAGTACCGGTAAGAAatgaaagttactttcacctGTGTTTatacccataataaaatgtgcattgatcagtttccatctgtgCCATTCAATTGGTGCCAGTGTGTGTAAATGACACGTGCCAGAGGTCCATTGGTCAATAGAGAGTATTATATTTTTCATGAGATGATATGATAGGCTCTACTGCACATACGTTTAAAtatattgggggaaaaaaactactTCGGacatatatacactaccagtGGATATGTCTCCCATAAAATGCTTGCTACTAACATGATGAATGAATTGTTTCTTTTAAATGAAACAACATTAGATAAAACCTGGCAAGGTGGGTAGCAAAGAAAAAGTGCAGGTTATCAATGTAAAGGAAAAGTGCTAGTAATCCAGGTAATGGAAAATGCTGACATGCCCATGTAATGAACCCCTATATTAAGCTGTACTCCACCTTCAAGGTGTTATATTTGTAACCACTCATCTCTGCGAGTGTATCGCCTCCTTCACTCTGCACACAGACAACAGAGCACTGAGTTGAGTTGGAGCAGCTGACAGAGTGTGATGGCGTGAGTGAAGGAATAGGGCTAAAGTGAGCAGTAATAACTGTATTTGAAAGTCGGTAAAAGAAGCAGGAAAGGGTTATGTGTAAAAGTTACAAGTGTCTGAAACTAACCTGTCTAGAGTTATGTATAACAAAGGGATCCTGGAGATTTCACAATAAATCAGAGACTTGCTGCAACGCATTTCTGCTATTTGGGCCTATATGCACCTTCACCTCCTAAGACAAACCTTGACACCGTGTAATGGGAAATGTTTCTGTAGCAAGTGAAGGTTACCCAGGCAAAGGGAAAGTGCAGCATGCCTGGGTAATGGGAAGTCAGCTTTCCCAGGACTGGGGAAATGTATCCatagataaaatatattttattggctGCAACCAATATTtagggaaacttttttttttttttgaaagcttAATGGTCACATCTTGGTAGTGTAGTGGGCCCACAGGAAATGCTGTATTGGGCTTTGCCCTCAAGCAGGTTCAAGAGAAAAATCAACTGCGGCTAGTTTACCTCCAGGCAGAGACTTCCTCTTCTAAGGTTACAAGACATAACAGCGATTACAAAACCGCGCCGACATCACCGTGATGGACATTACAGCaccgaccattacagcgactgcccataacagtgcCACGACATATATGATTTGTACATTTGTATATGATTACTCCTCCACAGGACATCCGAGATTgggctaggactatataaagaaggaaaGAAGTCAATCCTCAATTCGGTTCAGTTCTCAATTACAGGcaccatttgtggagcccactcagtactgaatgcTGTACTGTGTTGCAGTgccaggatataccggtatttatttaataacaatacaaaatatcgttaatataaagtgactgactgtTACTTATTCGAATTAgtgcttgattatgtcaagaaacattttgccagggcaaGTGCGAATAAGTTAAAAGCATTGCGAGTGCACAGTTAAAATGCTCtactgtttactaactccgcccacttgtgacatcattttcctatctttctttatatagtcctagtaTTGGGGAGCGATACACGGACATGAcgtgtttagattttttttttaaatgtatattttgtacagatttgtaGCCGATTCGGGAAACGgtggctggaacacgcgtcctccgaaacatgctcctgccaagccgtcatttttcgtactgcagatccacagcgatgccaccagacctatagtgccggaggacaacacagatctggcggctccactgcagaaccacaggcgccctatcggccacaggggtcgctgatgcgcgttgagctgtggattcccctgccgacctaagccctccctctccgggcagcgctcagccaattgtgtgccgcccccgcggtcggctgtgacatagcctggattcgaacttgcgatctctaGGCTATAGGgcccatcctgcactccgcgccactcgggagccccaacttTATATTGTTGCCCTTGCTTCTCTGCCCTACTGAACCCACTGTTTTCTTTCTGCatgacgcttttatccagagcgaagtttgttgtttgaaattaaaatattgtagtcagataattcccatttatgtacttgcttggcacgtagttttattattattattattattattattattattattataattatagtaCTACTGCAAATCAGGGTCTGTACACTATTTCTAAAAAAGGTTCTATTAAAAGATGAGATATTTATATCTGCTAATATTTTTGAATTGTCAAAGGCGCAGGATCCAATTCTTCCACTGATAGCGTGAGGCTTGCAGCTCTTCCCTTATCTGAGTTCCGAGCAGATGAAGGGgagtaggtattattattattatcattattattattattattattattattattattattattattattattattattttattgtgtattcaTATCTTTGTTTGAGCGAGTCTTCCACCCTCAAGGTCTCAGCGTATATTGCAATTGGCCGATATCCACATTTGTTTGTCAAAGGTATCCCAATGTATGCTTCTGTTGCACActttaaatggtgattttttgttttgttgaaaatatatttattcagggctacaagagcacaacacaaacaaagcagtgcataactgtaacaagctgaactgacagttttttgttttggaactttatatatatatatatatacagcactgtgcaaaagttttaggcaggtgtgaaaaaatgctgtaaagtaagaatgctttcaaaaatagacatgttaatagtttatatttatcaattaacaaaatgcaaagtgagtgaacagaagaaaaatctatatcaaatcaatatttggtgtgaccaccctttgccttcaaaacagcatcaattcttctaggtacacttgcacacagtttttgaaggaactcggcaggtaggttggcccaaacatcttggagaactaaccacagttcttctgtggatttaggcagcctcagttgcttctctctcttcatgtaatcccagacagacttgatgatgttgagatcagggctctgtgggggccataccatcacttccaggactccttgttcttctttacgctgaagatagttcttaatgactttcgctgtatgtttggggtcgttgtcgtgctgcagaataaatttggggccaatcagatgcctccctgatggtattgcatgatggataagtatctgcctgtacttctcagcattggggagaccattaattctgaccaaatccccaactccatttgcagaaatgcagccccaaacttgcaaggaacccccaccatgcttcactgttgcctgcagacactcattcgtgtaccgctctccagcccttcggtgaacaaactgcc
Encoded proteins:
- the LOC131737821 gene encoding olfactory receptor 1E16-like, whose protein sequence is MSPNSTTMSVNVTSGRPLFYINGFSNMLYANYYFIFLSVVYVLTILANAFLMLIICVEQSLHNPKYVAVFHLAVVDTCCSTVVIPNLIQTFIFNSQFIVFEACLANMFFVHFFNGLQSLSLVLLAYDRFIAICFPLHYHTINTNTRMIIITVVVWVFFSVMLLVMVLLVSRLSFCKSTVIDSYFCDHGPVNKLACNDTSTNYIFAKLLIALFLILPMVLIILSYACILFELYKMTSREGKRKALKTCTSHLILVAILFIPILVTYTTAMVSAIHPNARILNNSLSATIPPLLNPIIYTLKTEEIMESIKKLYKKTILFK